A single window of Kineococcus rhizosphaerae DNA harbors:
- a CDS encoding VOC family protein produces MEALSHVSTVFLFVADLPGAVRWYTDRLGDPPVEEIPQLAVFDTGAGRLVLHVEDEFNTGAGVSGPVAYWDVADVDAVTAAWVAHGALAHRGPKTVFGGQRLCQLLDPFGNLVGIRQVLP; encoded by the coding sequence GTGGAGGCCCTGTCGCACGTGAGCACCGTGTTCCTGTTCGTCGCCGACCTGCCCGGCGCCGTCCGGTGGTACACCGACCGGCTCGGCGACCCGCCGGTCGAGGAGATCCCCCAGCTGGCGGTCTTCGACACCGGCGCGGGCCGGCTCGTGCTGCACGTCGAGGACGAGTTCAACACCGGCGCCGGGGTCTCCGGTCCCGTCGCGTACTGGGACGTGGCGGACGTCGACGCGGTCACCGCCGCGTGGGTCGCGCACGGCGCGCTGGCCCACCGGGGGCCGAAGACGGTGTTCGGCGGGCAGCGGCTGTGCCAGCTGCTGGACCCGTTCGGCAACCTCGTGGGGATCCGGCAGGTGCTGCCCTGA
- a CDS encoding ABC transporter ATP-binding protein, whose product MAELSVSGVSKTYHGNTALHPIDLEVPDGRFCAMLGSSGSGKSTLLRIVAGLEIPDGGSVRIGGRDVTRTPVERRNIGFVFQNYALFPHLSVRSNVTYGLRAKRVRGAEANRRAEEMLALVGLKGYGDRSPKQLSGGQQQRVALARALVTEPDLLLLDEPLSALDRKIRGDMQREIKRIHAETGLTTIMVTHDQEEAIDLGDEVLLLDQGRVQQNATPEAVYRSPQNPFVAQFLGAHPLGRGTVQVAGPHSRIVLGDLDLPNPRHELPAGTEVEVLVMSEKVRVFPAAQAGTSTGRLDRVDFFGPIARAEIDANGVRVPVTMLSQDADDLGAGDRVWFSVAPAGVHVFPVGTTAPAPVAARA is encoded by the coding sequence ATGGCTGAGTTGAGCGTCTCGGGCGTCTCAAAGACGTACCACGGCAACACCGCCCTGCACCCGATCGACCTCGAGGTCCCCGACGGCCGCTTCTGCGCCATGCTGGGTTCGTCGGGGTCCGGGAAGTCGACCCTGCTGCGCATCGTCGCCGGGCTGGAGATCCCCGACGGCGGGTCGGTCAGGATCGGCGGCCGCGACGTCACCCGCACCCCCGTCGAGCGCCGCAACATCGGCTTCGTGTTCCAGAACTACGCGTTGTTCCCCCACCTGTCCGTGCGGTCGAACGTCACGTACGGCCTGAGGGCCAAGCGGGTCCGCGGCGCGGAGGCGAACCGGCGGGCCGAGGAGATGCTGGCCCTCGTCGGGCTGAAGGGGTACGGCGACCGCTCTCCCAAGCAGTTGTCCGGGGGCCAGCAGCAGCGCGTCGCCCTCGCGCGCGCCCTGGTCACCGAACCCGACCTGCTGCTGCTGGACGAACCCCTGTCCGCCCTGGACCGCAAGATCCGCGGCGACATGCAGCGTGAGATCAAACGCATCCACGCCGAGACGGGCCTCACGACGATCATGGTGACCCACGACCAGGAGGAGGCCATCGACCTCGGGGACGAGGTCCTGCTGCTCGACCAGGGACGGGTGCAGCAGAACGCGACCCCGGAGGCCGTCTACCGGTCCCCGCAGAACCCGTTCGTGGCGCAGTTCCTCGGTGCCCACCCCCTCGGCCGCGGCACCGTCCAGGTGGCGGGCCCCCACAGCCGGATCGTGCTCGGCGACCTGGACCTGCCCAACCCCCGCCACGAGCTCCCGGCGGGCACCGAGGTCGAGGTCCTCGTCATGAGCGAGAAGGTGCGGGTCTTCCCGGCCGCGCAGGCGGGCACGTCCACCGGCCGGCTGGACCGCGTCGACTTCTTCGGCCCCATCGCCCGCGCGGAGATCGACGCGAACGGGGTGCGGGTGCCCGTCACGATGCTGTCGCAGGACGCCGACGACCTCGGCGCCGGGGACCGGGTGTGGTTCTCGGTGGCCCCGGCCGGCGTCCACGTCTTCCCCGTCGGGACCACCGCCCCGGCACCGGTGGCCGCCCGGGCCTGA
- a CDS encoding ABC transporter permease, producing MKQTVPRLLKAYLALVLVVMALPLVSVMALSLNRSSYGTLPFSFSLRWYEALAANTSLVQALVTSLNLAGQAMLFATIVGTLLSLALVRSGRFVNVPVNALLLTLMTVPSLVLAAGFVIVFDRIGLGSSSTSLVLASVVTSLPFVVLIVSGRLRTLDPNLAQAARSLGAGPLRVFATVTVPLVGPAIVAGAVLAFLTTFNNFAIQLFLSPIGISTLPVQIYSMVRLGVKPDVNALATFVILATVALVVVVTWLSGNAARFLSTSTQNSEDHDG from the coding sequence GTGAAGCAGACCGTCCCCCGCCTCCTCAAGGCCTACCTGGCCCTCGTGCTGGTCGTCATGGCGCTGCCGCTGGTGAGCGTCATGGCCCTGTCGCTGAACCGGTCCTCCTACGGCACGCTGCCCTTCTCGTTCAGCCTGCGCTGGTACGAGGCCCTGGCCGCGAACACGAGCCTGGTGCAGGCCCTGGTCACGAGCCTGAACCTGGCCGGACAGGCGATGCTGTTCGCGACGATCGTCGGAACCCTGCTGAGCCTGGCCCTGGTCCGCAGCGGCCGGTTCGTCAACGTCCCCGTGAACGCCCTGCTGCTGACGCTCATGACGGTCCCCTCGCTCGTGCTCGCCGCGGGTTTCGTCATCGTCTTCGACCGCATCGGCCTGGGGTCGAGCTCGACCTCCCTGGTGCTGGCCTCGGTCGTGACGTCGCTGCCCTTCGTCGTGCTCATCGTCAGCGGCCGGCTGCGCACCCTCGACCCGAACCTCGCCCAGGCCGCCCGCTCCCTCGGGGCCGGGCCGCTGCGGGTGTTCGCCACCGTCACGGTGCCGCTCGTCGGCCCCGCGATCGTGGCCGGCGCCGTGCTGGCGTTCCTGACGACGTTCAACAACTTCGCGATCCAGCTGTTCCTGTCGCCCATCGGGATCTCGACCCTGCCGGTGCAGATCTACTCGATGGTGCGGCTCGGCGTGAAACCCGACGTGAACGCGCTCGCGACCTTCGTCATCCTGGCCACCGTCGCCCTCGTCGTGGTCGTCACCTGGTTGTCGGGCAACGCAGCCCGGTTCCTGTCCACCTCGACCCAGAACAGCGAGGACCACGATGGCTGA
- a CDS encoding ABC transporter permease produces the protein MSAPTLERPAAGGISPAVRRVGGTAVLLAPGGVLLVLFAALPVLALLVIGFTRPDGSVGVANFTQVLGSSTYVPLLLKTLLVAFAVTVLSIAIAWPAAWALARYVSPRRRSTVLGLVVIPFITSQLLTIYGFVVLLQAGGPVMWLVSRLGLTSAQASLMYTPTATFVVLVVESLPTAMLVLHSASEQVDGNLLEASRTLGSGRFGTFVRVVWPVCSSMVGVNFALTFVQTVGAFAEPNIVGGPSGQMYGSTIAAQLQQGVNQQFAVALSLVMLLAGLVVVGVVTAALAWQRTHLSGQLKGARP, from the coding sequence ATGAGCGCGCCGACCCTCGAGCGGCCCGCCGCGGGCGGGATCTCCCCCGCCGTGCGGCGCGTCGGCGGCACGGCCGTGCTGCTCGCCCCCGGTGGCGTGCTGCTGGTCCTGTTCGCCGCCCTGCCCGTCCTGGCCCTGCTCGTCATCGGGTTCACCCGGCCCGACGGATCGGTCGGGGTCGCGAACTTCACGCAGGTCCTCGGGTCCTCGACCTACGTCCCGCTGCTGCTCAAGACCCTCCTGGTGGCCTTCGCGGTCACCGTGCTGAGCATCGCGATCGCCTGGCCCGCGGCGTGGGCGCTGGCCCGGTACGTCTCCCCGCGGCGCCGGTCGACGGTGCTGGGGCTGGTGGTCATCCCCTTCATCACCTCCCAGCTGCTGACGATCTACGGCTTCGTGGTGCTGCTGCAGGCCGGTGGCCCGGTCATGTGGCTCGTCTCCCGCCTCGGGCTCACCTCCGCCCAGGCGTCGCTGATGTACACGCCCACGGCGACGTTCGTCGTGCTGGTCGTGGAGAGCCTGCCCACCGCGATGCTCGTCCTGCACTCGGCCTCCGAGCAGGTCGACGGCAACCTCCTGGAGGCGTCACGGACCCTTGGCTCGGGCCGGTTCGGCACGTTCGTCCGCGTCGTGTGGCCGGTGTGCTCCTCGATGGTCGGGGTGAACTTCGCGCTGACCTTCGTCCAGACGGTGGGCGCGTTCGCCGAGCCGAACATCGTCGGCGGCCCCAGCGGGCAGATGTACGGCAGCACGATCGCGGCGCAGCTGCAGCAGGGCGTCAACCAGCAGTTCGCCGTCGCCCTCTCCCTCGTCATGCTGCTCGCCGGCCTCGTCGTCGTCGGGGTCGTCACCGCGGCCCTGGCCTGGCAGCGCACTCACCTGTCCGGGCAGCTGAAGGGAGCCCGACCGTGA
- a CDS encoding ABC transporter substrate-binding protein has product MTNPLTQTTMSRASMLRLMAGSAATLAGAGALSSCSLDSSSGTSAQTKTLTVAIWKGYGADLPWVAEDFKAKTGATLKFQYIDSSANQLQLVAKADGAIDVALPNIQYVGAGIEQGIFHELDTSRLTNYSDIYPEFAQRAEIRQGDALYAIPWTWGSTGLFYNSKEVVPAADSLAVLWDPAYKGRTALIDDANVLVPITAMHLGQDPQKPDMATVTPALKALKDNAKLTYSSTDDLAKAVSSGSAVVGIGNSDGIGGLIASGEPGAADLVYVVAKEGAVGWIDNWAVAAKTKNLDLAYEWLNYMTGSDFLEKWAETPEDASPAPANEAVAGSLDADTLKRLQAQPDKISELALQLPQPDAVLQSWTDAWTQVKAGS; this is encoded by the coding sequence GTGACCAACCCCCTGACCCAGACGACGATGTCCCGGGCCTCGATGCTGCGCCTGATGGCCGGTTCCGCTGCGACCCTCGCCGGAGCCGGCGCGCTCTCGTCGTGCTCGCTGGACTCCAGCAGCGGCACGAGCGCACAGACCAAGACCCTCACCGTGGCCATCTGGAAGGGGTACGGCGCGGACCTGCCCTGGGTCGCCGAGGACTTCAAGGCCAAGACCGGGGCGACGCTGAAGTTCCAGTACATCGACTCCAGCGCCAACCAGCTCCAGCTGGTCGCCAAGGCGGACGGCGCGATCGACGTCGCGCTGCCGAACATCCAGTACGTGGGGGCCGGCATCGAGCAGGGCATCTTCCACGAGCTGGACACGAGCAGGCTGACGAACTACTCCGACATCTACCCCGAGTTCGCCCAGCGCGCCGAGATCCGCCAGGGCGACGCCCTCTACGCGATCCCGTGGACCTGGGGCAGCACCGGCCTGTTCTACAACAGCAAGGAGGTCGTCCCCGCGGCCGACTCGCTGGCCGTGCTGTGGGACCCCGCCTACAAGGGCCGCACCGCCCTCATCGACGACGCCAACGTCCTCGTGCCGATCACCGCGATGCACCTGGGGCAGGACCCGCAGAAGCCGGACATGGCCACCGTGACGCCGGCGCTGAAGGCCCTCAAGGACAACGCCAAGCTCACGTACTCCTCGACCGACGACCTCGCCAAGGCCGTCTCCAGCGGTTCGGCCGTCGTCGGCATCGGGAACTCCGACGGCATCGGTGGCCTCATCGCCTCCGGTGAACCCGGCGCGGCGGACCTGGTCTACGTCGTGGCGAAGGAGGGCGCCGTCGGCTGGATCGACAACTGGGCCGTCGCGGCGAAGACGAAGAACCTCGACCTGGCCTACGAGTGGCTGAACTACATGACCGGCTCCGACTTCCTGGAGAAGTGGGCCGAGACCCCCGAGGACGCCTCACCCGCCCCGGCCAACGAGGCCGTCGCCGGTTCCCTGGACGCCGACACCCTCAAGCGGCTGCAGGCCCAGCCCGACAAGATCTCCGAACTGGCCCTGCAGCTCCCGCAGCCCGACGCCGTCCTGCAGTCGTGGACCGACGCCTGGACCCAGGTGAAGGCCGGCTCCTGA
- a CDS encoding sugar phosphate isomerase/epimerase family protein: protein MTDRAFGVDLITFFHHDFWGLADRAALTDPAALDPAKFWTGVFDGLEAAGVSEIEMTFAPADRRSALAAFGSAPAFKAELDRRGLRVVSSYFGDVEHATDVTDPAVRAAILESADAEAEFLAALGAKHLVTGLPMRRNHPSGHGLAPVDLATAVPIVDLLHEVGAVTARHGVTPALHTESHSVFWNARDVDLFLTLTDPLLVAFCPDTGHLLLSGADPVEVASRHRDRIVIAHWKDASGPFPQRGDLRIDDGIWAEHGPYFRAAGHGVMDWFAWARLLRDIDYTGGILLELDVAADPVGQLTGAREFLQNATRTTL, encoded by the coding sequence ATGACTGACCGAGCCTTCGGCGTCGACCTCATCACCTTCTTCCACCACGACTTCTGGGGCCTCGCCGACCGCGCCGCGCTCACCGACCCCGCCGCGCTCGACCCCGCGAAGTTCTGGACCGGCGTCTTCGACGGTCTGGAGGCCGCGGGCGTCAGCGAGATCGAGATGACGTTCGCCCCCGCCGACCGCCGGAGCGCGCTCGCCGCCTTCGGCTCGGCGCCGGCGTTCAAGGCCGAGCTCGACCGCCGCGGCCTGCGCGTCGTCAGCAGCTACTTCGGCGACGTCGAGCACGCCACCGACGTGACCGACCCGGCCGTCCGGGCCGCGATCCTGGAGTCGGCCGACGCCGAGGCCGAGTTCCTCGCCGCCCTGGGCGCGAAGCACCTCGTCACGGGCCTGCCCATGCGCCGCAACCACCCCAGCGGGCACGGCCTGGCCCCGGTCGACCTGGCCACCGCGGTGCCGATCGTCGACCTGCTGCACGAGGTCGGCGCCGTCACGGCGCGGCACGGGGTCACCCCGGCCCTGCACACCGAGAGCCACTCGGTGTTCTGGAACGCCCGCGACGTCGACCTGTTCCTCACCCTCACCGACCCGCTGCTCGTCGCGTTCTGCCCCGACACCGGGCACCTGCTCCTGTCCGGGGCCGACCCCGTCGAGGTCGCCTCCCGGCACCGCGACCGCATCGTCATCGCCCACTGGAAGGACGCCAGCGGCCCCTTCCCGCAGCGGGGCGACCTGCGGATCGACGACGGGATCTGGGCCGAGCACGGACCGTACTTCCGGGCCGCCGGTCACGGCGTCATGGACTGGTTCGCCTGGGCGCGCCTGCTGCGCGACATCGACTACACCGGCGGGATCCTCCTCGAGCTCGACGTCGCCGCCGACCCCGTCGGGCAGCTGACCGGCGCCCGCGAGTTCCTGCAGAACGCCACCCGCACCACCCTCTGA
- a CDS encoding Gfo/Idh/MocA family protein, with protein sequence MNQTGIGIVGCGNISGAYFRGLTRFDDLRVVGCTDLDEGLGRAAQERYGVPFVATAAEIAARDDVQVLVNLTPPLAHEDVIARLIATGKHVFTEKPLTASFATAAPLVAAARDAGTILASAPDTFLGAAGQTARAAVDDGLVGDVIGVTAFVTHSKAELWHPDPSFLFTRGGGPALDMGPYHLAALVNLLGPVRSVYATSRLGAPTRTVTAPGRRVETIDVTIPTHSSAVLEFGSGTLGTVMASFDVWDHELPFAELYGTRGTLSLPDPNHYDGVVRFRAHEDTAWSDLPPVITGFTDGTDADDLPLRGPGVADLAASLDGAPLRVGADFALHVLEVLDALALGTDGVRRELTTTCTRPEPSKETWNR encoded by the coding sequence GTGAACCAGACCGGCATCGGCATCGTCGGCTGCGGCAACATCTCCGGCGCCTACTTCCGGGGCCTGACCCGCTTCGACGACCTGCGCGTGGTCGGGTGCACCGACCTCGACGAGGGCCTGGGCCGGGCCGCGCAGGAGAGGTACGGCGTCCCGTTCGTCGCCACCGCCGCCGAGATCGCCGCCCGCGACGACGTGCAGGTCCTGGTGAACCTGACCCCGCCGCTGGCGCACGAGGACGTCATCGCCCGGCTCATCGCGACCGGCAAGCACGTCTTCACCGAGAAACCGCTGACCGCCTCCTTCGCGACCGCGGCCCCGCTCGTGGCCGCGGCCCGCGACGCCGGCACGATCCTCGCCTCGGCCCCCGACACGTTCCTCGGCGCCGCCGGCCAGACCGCCCGCGCCGCCGTCGACGACGGGCTCGTCGGCGACGTGATCGGCGTGACCGCGTTCGTCACCCACAGCAAGGCCGAGCTCTGGCACCCCGACCCCTCGTTCCTGTTCACCCGGGGTGGCGGCCCGGCGCTCGACATGGGTCCATACCACCTCGCCGCCCTGGTGAACCTCCTCGGCCCCGTGCGCTCGGTGTACGCGACCTCCCGCCTCGGCGCCCCCACCCGCACCGTCACCGCGCCGGGACGTCGCGTCGAGACGATCGACGTGACGATCCCGACGCACTCCTCCGCCGTCCTGGAGTTCGGCTCGGGGACCCTCGGCACCGTCATGGCCAGCTTCGACGTCTGGGACCACGAACTGCCGTTCGCGGAGCTCTACGGGACGCGCGGGACCCTGAGCCTGCCCGACCCCAACCACTACGACGGCGTCGTGCGCTTCCGCGCTCACGAGGACACCGCCTGGAGCGACCTGCCGCCCGTCATCACCGGGTTCACCGACGGGACCGACGCCGACGACCTGCCCCTGCGCGGACCCGGCGTGGCCGACCTCGCCGCCTCCCTCGACGGCGCACCGCTGCGCGTGGGCGCCGACTTCGCCCTGCACGTGCTCGAGGTCCTCGACGCCCTCGCGCTCGGCACCGACGGCGTTCGCCGTGAGCTCACCACCACCTGCACCCGCCCGGAACCTTCCAAGGAGACCTGGAACCGATGA
- a CDS encoding ROK family transcriptional regulator — protein MDHLAMRQHNATSTLDVLYRRSPATMADLQAELRLSRRTLELILDDLMRAGWVDEVFPAAGGPRPKGRPARVFAFRYDAGSLLAVQLDAGATTVTLTDLAADEVRVSHEAMPIETSREDRLASLRRLVTGLLASAGVDRSDVLAATVSTPGIVHDDGTVDLPFTMPGWTGFSLAAVLAEHVDCPVTVENDAKLAALGEKWSREDGIENFAYLFSDGDRIGLGLVLGGELYRGVDGNAGEISWAPALGISHVHSPLLHGLPDESGADHDTAAALVDAARAGDPGALAEVGRVAQALAPAITTLSWVLAPEEVVLGGTLGLVQDLLLPALDEVLARNDRPLRTRVVGSRFGERAVLAGCLQMCVETLRAGFAEGAETRPGDQVVEQEA, from the coding sequence ATGGACCACCTCGCGATGCGACAGCACAACGCGACGTCGACGCTCGACGTCCTGTACCGCCGGAGCCCGGCCACGATGGCCGACCTCCAGGCCGAGCTCCGGCTGTCCCGGCGCACCCTGGAACTCATCCTCGACGACCTCATGCGGGCCGGGTGGGTGGACGAGGTCTTCCCGGCGGCGGGCGGCCCCCGCCCCAAGGGCCGTCCGGCGAGGGTCTTCGCGTTCCGCTACGACGCGGGGTCCCTGCTCGCCGTCCAGCTCGACGCCGGAGCGACCACCGTCACCCTCACCGACCTCGCGGCCGACGAGGTGCGGGTGAGCCACGAGGCCATGCCGATCGAGACCAGCCGCGAGGACCGGCTGGCCTCGCTGCGACGGCTGGTGACCGGACTGCTCGCCTCCGCGGGCGTCGACCGCTCCGACGTCCTCGCCGCCACGGTCTCGACGCCCGGGATCGTCCACGACGACGGGACGGTCGACCTGCCGTTCACGATGCCCGGCTGGACGGGTTTCTCCCTCGCCGCCGTCCTGGCCGAACACGTCGACTGCCCGGTCACGGTCGAGAACGACGCCAAGCTCGCCGCGCTCGGGGAGAAGTGGTCGCGCGAGGACGGCATCGAGAACTTCGCGTACCTGTTCTCCGACGGCGACCGCATCGGTCTGGGCCTCGTGCTCGGCGGGGAGCTCTACCGCGGCGTGGACGGCAACGCGGGGGAGATCAGCTGGGCCCCCGCGCTGGGGATCAGCCACGTCCACAGCCCGCTGCTGCACGGCCTGCCCGACGAGTCCGGGGCCGACCACGACACCGCGGCCGCCCTCGTGGACGCCGCGCGGGCCGGCGACCCCGGGGCCCTGGCCGAGGTGGGCCGGGTGGCCCAGGCGCTCGCGCCCGCGATCACGACGTTGTCGTGGGTGCTGGCCCCCGAGGAGGTCGTCCTCGGGGGGACCCTCGGTCTCGTGCAGGACCTCCTGCTGCCGGCCCTGGACGAGGTGCTGGCCCGCAACGACCGCCCGCTCAGGACGCGGGTGGTGGGGTCCCGGTTCGGCGAGCGCGCGGTCCTGGCGGGCTGCCTGCAGATGTGCGTGGAGACGCTGCGGGCGGGTTTCGCCGAGGGGGCGGAGACCCGCCCCGGGGACCAGGTCGTCGAGCAGGAGGCGTGA
- a CDS encoding primary-amine oxidase — protein sequence MTHPLDRLTAEEYESNREVVVAAGLVTPTTRFPVVQLAEPPKADVLSWKAGDPVERRVKTVLLDRADNSVTEVLVDLGSRRVVGTRAVDVATEGQPPIMLEEFGIVEKILWAHAGWNAAMTRRGITEHRRVRISALSAGSFDLPGETGRRLTRCLAFLQLNDDDNVWAHPIDGVVAYVDLNTREVVELVEDGRDYDLPREPQDFHLPQTERTTQRPIRITQPEGPSFSVDGDVVEWEGWRFRIGYNLVEGLVLHQIGFRDPGRPERVRPVVYRASIAEMVVPYGDPSPVRFWQNYFDAGEYSLSREGNSLALGCDCLGEIRYFDGVIHDDDGHARTIGNAICLHEEDAGLLWKHTDGYNGSASTRRQRRLVVSFFITVGNYDYGFYWYLYLDGTIELECKATGVVFVGAYPKDVARGTYPWGNEIAPGICAPFHQHLFSARLDMQVDGDVNTVDELEVQRVPMGPENPYGNGFTRRSTRLRTELDGVREADNRVQRVWAIGNPASLNALGEPVRYVLHPEGQPTLLADDASSIARRAAFTTKHLWVTAHSDAERYPAGEYVNQSVGGTGIDTWVRQDRPIDGADVVLWHTFGLTHFPRPEDWPIMPVDTTGFVLKPDGFFDRNPALDTPDPAPGRRAHGAAATTTAPAGGEACCHSEG from the coding sequence GTGACCCACCCGCTCGACCGCCTCACCGCCGAGGAGTACGAGAGCAACCGCGAGGTCGTCGTCGCCGCCGGGCTCGTCACCCCGACGACCCGCTTCCCCGTCGTGCAGCTCGCCGAACCCCCCAAGGCCGACGTACTGTCCTGGAAGGCCGGGGACCCCGTCGAACGCCGGGTCAAGACCGTCCTGCTCGACCGCGCGGACAACTCCGTGACCGAGGTCCTCGTGGACCTCGGTTCCCGGCGGGTGGTCGGCACCCGCGCCGTCGACGTGGCCACCGAGGGCCAGCCACCGATCATGCTGGAGGAGTTCGGCATCGTCGAGAAGATCCTCTGGGCGCACGCCGGCTGGAACGCCGCCATGACCCGCCGCGGGATCACCGAGCACCGCCGGGTCCGCATCTCCGCCCTGTCCGCCGGGTCGTTCGACCTGCCCGGCGAGACCGGCCGCCGCCTGACCCGCTGCCTGGCCTTCCTGCAGCTGAACGACGACGACAACGTCTGGGCCCACCCGATCGACGGTGTCGTCGCCTACGTCGACCTCAACACCCGCGAGGTCGTCGAGCTCGTCGAGGACGGTCGCGACTACGACCTGCCCCGCGAGCCCCAGGACTTCCACCTCCCCCAGACCGAGCGCACCACGCAGCGACCGATCCGCATCACCCAGCCCGAGGGTCCCAGCTTCTCCGTCGACGGCGACGTCGTGGAGTGGGAGGGCTGGCGGTTCCGGATCGGCTACAACCTCGTCGAGGGTCTGGTCCTGCACCAGATCGGGTTCCGCGACCCGGGCCGGCCCGAGCGGGTCCGCCCCGTCGTGTACCGCGCCTCCATCGCCGAGATGGTCGTCCCCTACGGCGATCCCAGCCCCGTCCGCTTCTGGCAGAACTACTTCGACGCCGGTGAGTACTCCCTGTCCCGCGAGGGGAACTCCCTGGCCCTGGGCTGCGACTGCCTCGGCGAGATCCGGTACTTCGACGGCGTCATCCACGACGACGACGGCCACGCGCGCACCATCGGCAACGCGATCTGCCTGCACGAGGAGGACGCCGGCCTGTTGTGGAAGCACACCGACGGGTACAACGGCAGTGCGTCCACGCGCCGTCAGCGTCGCCTCGTGGTGTCGTTCTTCATCACCGTCGGCAACTACGACTACGGGTTCTACTGGTACCTCTACCTCGACGGCACGATCGAACTGGAGTGCAAGGCCACCGGCGTCGTGTTCGTCGGGGCCTACCCGAAGGACGTCGCCCGCGGCACGTACCCGTGGGGCAACGAGATCGCCCCGGGGATCTGCGCACCGTTCCACCAGCACCTGTTCTCCGCGCGGCTGGACATGCAGGTCGACGGCGACGTGAACACCGTCGACGAGCTGGAGGTCCAGCGGGTACCGATGGGCCCGGAGAACCCCTACGGCAACGGCTTCACCCGGCGGAGCACCCGGCTGAGGACCGAGCTCGACGGGGTCCGCGAGGCCGACAACCGCGTCCAGCGCGTGTGGGCCATCGGCAACCCCGCCTCGCTCAACGCCCTCGGCGAACCCGTCCGGTACGTCCTGCACCCCGAGGGGCAGCCGACGCTGCTGGCCGACGACGCCTCGTCCATCGCCCGCCGGGCCGCCTTCACGACCAAGCACCTGTGGGTCACCGCGCACTCGGACGCCGAGAGGTACCCCGCCGGTGAGTACGTGAACCAGAGCGTCGGCGGCACCGGCATCGACACGTGGGTCCGGCAGGACCGCCCGATCGACGGGGCCGACGTCGTGCTGTGGCACACGTTCGGCCTCACGCACTTCCCGCGTCCGGAGGACTGGCCGATCATGCCGGTCGACACGACGGGGTTCGTCCTCAAGCCCGACGGGTTCTTCGACCGGAACCCCGCCCTGGACACCCCCGACCCCGCGCCGGGGCGCCGCGCCCACGGCGCCGCGGCGACGACGACCGCACCCGCGGGCGGGGAGGCGTGCTGCCACTCCGAGGGGTGA